A DNA window from Streptomyces sp. B21-083 contains the following coding sequences:
- a CDS encoding ATP-binding protein: protein MVHSPEDDCGSLREDSAERTSDVARGFLSVLAPGGGAEVEAVLLVVSELVTNAVRHAGGITGFGLRAGVGTVTVSVEDASSVPPCPRRPDAAEPGGLGWLLVQELATDVRVSGRANGKTVSVVLSLSR, encoded by the coding sequence ATGGTTCATTCGCCCGAGGATGACTGCGGGTCTTTGAGGGAAGACAGCGCGGAGCGGACGAGCGACGTTGCGCGCGGCTTTCTGTCCGTGCTCGCGCCTGGGGGCGGGGCTGAGGTGGAGGCAGTACTGCTGGTGGTGTCCGAACTGGTCACCAATGCGGTGCGGCATGCCGGCGGAATCACTGGGTTCGGGCTGCGGGCCGGGGTGGGGACGGTGACGGTCTCGGTAGAGGATGCCAGCTCTGTGCCTCCGTGCCCGCGGCGGCCCGATGCGGCCGAGCCGGGAGGGCTCGGCTGGCTTCTGGTCCAGGAGCTGGCGACGGACGTGCGGGTCAGCGGCCGAGCGAACGGGAAGACTGTGTCAGTGGTCCTGTCGTTGTCTCGTTGA
- a CDS encoding beta-class carbonic anhydrase, translating to MSATERYLANNADYASRFAGPLAMEPSQHVAVVACMDARLNVYGALGLREGEASVIRNAGGVITEDVIRSLAVSQQLLKTHEIILIHHTDCRMLAFPGYTLKEPIRSDWGMLPPWPEESFHDVATDVQRSISRIQASPYIPHRDSVRGFVLDIATGQLEEVTSHSRR from the coding sequence ATGTCGGCCACCGAGCGGTACCTCGCGAACAACGCGGACTACGCGTCGCGGTTCGCCGGCCCGCTGGCGATGGAGCCCTCCCAGCACGTCGCGGTCGTGGCCTGCATGGACGCACGGCTGAATGTCTACGGCGCCCTGGGCCTGAGGGAAGGCGAGGCCAGTGTGATCCGCAACGCGGGCGGAGTCATCACCGAGGACGTCATCCGGTCCCTGGCGGTGAGCCAGCAGTTGCTGAAAACCCACGAGATCATTCTGATTCATCACACGGACTGCCGGATGCTGGCCTTCCCGGGCTACACACTCAAGGAGCCGATCCGCAGCGACTGGGGCATGCTCCCGCCCTGGCCGGAGGAATCGTTCCACGACGTGGCGACCGACGTACAACGGTCCATCAGCCGTATCCAGGCGAGTCCCTATATCCCTCACCGCGACTCCGTGCGCGGATTCGTCCTCGACATCGCCACCGGACAACTTGAAGAGGTCACGTCGCACAGCCGGCGGTGA
- a CDS encoding alpha-ketoacid dehydrogenase subunit beta, whose amino-acid sequence MAVVTYRQALHDTLRAELLRDENVLLIGEEIGIFEGSYKITAGLLDEFGPRRVRDTPISEEGFAGAAVGAAMLGLRPVVEIMTVNFSLLAIDQIVNHAAKIFAMSGGQITVPMVIRTPGGGGQQLAATHSQNLEVYYAHVPGLKVVAPATPADAKGLMAAAIRDDDPVLVLENLALYNTKGEVPDGEHTVPIGTASVIRPGSDVTVVAYSRGTGVALDAARRLEANGVSVEVVDLRSLRPLDRQTVCASVRRTTRAVVFEDDWLSYGIGAEIAATIAEGAFDRLDAPVRRVAAAEVPLPYAKPLELAALPDATALIRVIHETLDASGFTARQAASTAG is encoded by the coding sequence GTGGCCGTTGTCACCTATCGCCAGGCACTGCACGACACGCTGCGGGCGGAGCTGCTGCGTGACGAGAACGTCCTGCTCATCGGCGAGGAGATCGGCATCTTCGAAGGCTCCTACAAGATCACCGCGGGCCTGCTGGACGAGTTCGGCCCACGCCGGGTCCGCGACACCCCGATCAGCGAGGAAGGCTTCGCCGGGGCCGCGGTAGGCGCGGCCATGCTCGGCCTGCGGCCCGTGGTGGAGATCATGACCGTCAACTTCAGTCTGCTGGCCATCGACCAGATCGTGAACCACGCCGCCAAAATATTCGCGATGTCCGGCGGCCAGATCACGGTGCCGATGGTGATCCGGACCCCCGGAGGCGGCGGCCAGCAGCTGGCCGCCACCCACTCCCAGAACCTCGAGGTGTACTACGCCCACGTGCCCGGCCTGAAGGTCGTCGCCCCCGCCACCCCCGCCGACGCCAAAGGGCTGATGGCCGCCGCCATCCGCGACGACGACCCGGTGCTCGTGCTGGAGAACCTCGCGCTGTACAACACGAAGGGCGAGGTCCCTGACGGCGAGCACACCGTGCCCATCGGGACCGCCTCGGTGATCAGGCCCGGCAGCGATGTCACGGTTGTCGCCTACTCCCGCGGCACTGGGGTCGCCCTCGACGCCGCCCGCCGTCTGGAGGCGAACGGCGTCTCGGTGGAGGTGGTCGACCTGCGCAGTCTGCGTCCACTGGATCGCCAGACGGTGTGCGCCTCGGTCCGCAGGACCACCCGGGCCGTCGTCTTCGAAGACGACTGGCTCAGCTACGGCATCGGCGCCGAGATCGCGGCGACCATCGCCGAGGGCGCCTTCGACCGTCTCGACGCGCCCGTGCGCCGCGTCGCGGCGGCCGAGGTCCCCCTGCCGTATGCGAAACCGCTGGAGCTCGCCGCTCTGCCCGATGCCACGGCACTGATCCGGGTGATCCACGAGACGCTCGATGCCTCCGGATTCACTGCCCGCCAGGCCGCCTCCACGGCCGGTTAG
- the tal gene encoding transaldolase: MSENLDRLTAEGVAVWLDDLSRERLAGGGLADLVSEQRVVGITSNPTIFAKAIRSGTRYDEQIGDLARRGVRVEEAVRLLTTFDVRWACDVLRPVYDASDGVDGRVSIEVDPRVAHDTAATIAEARALWWLVDRPNLFVKIPATQQGLEAISTALTEGISINVTLIFSLHRYDQVLRAFLDGMGGAHAAGRDVASIASVASFFVSRVDTEVDSRLDKIGTPEARALRGRAAIANARLAYQHFEQACTSDRWKALAAAGMRPQRPLWASTGVKDPAYDDTRYVDQLVAPGVVNTMPEQTLRAVADHGRIQGDTIHGTYTEARQVLDGLEAVGVSYDDVVRVLEDEGITKFTASGNELFHELGTVLQTNRDAV, from the coding sequence ATGAGTGAGAATCTGGACCGGCTGACCGCCGAAGGGGTGGCGGTCTGGCTCGATGATCTGAGCCGGGAACGGCTCGCCGGTGGCGGCCTGGCCGACTTGGTGAGTGAACAGCGGGTGGTGGGCATCACCAGCAACCCGACGATCTTCGCCAAGGCGATCCGCTCGGGCACCCGCTACGACGAGCAGATCGGTGATCTAGCCCGGCGCGGCGTACGGGTCGAGGAAGCCGTCAGGCTGCTGACCACGTTCGACGTGCGCTGGGCCTGCGACGTTCTGCGCCCCGTATACGACGCCAGCGACGGGGTGGACGGCAGGGTGTCCATAGAAGTGGACCCGCGCGTCGCCCACGACACCGCGGCCACCATCGCCGAGGCGCGCGCCCTGTGGTGGCTGGTGGACCGGCCGAACCTGTTCGTGAAGATCCCCGCCACCCAGCAGGGCCTGGAGGCGATCAGTACGGCGCTCACGGAGGGCATCAGCATCAACGTGACGCTGATCTTCTCCCTGCACCGCTACGACCAGGTGCTCCGCGCCTTCCTGGACGGCATGGGCGGGGCACACGCGGCGGGACGCGATGTGGCGTCCATCGCCTCGGTCGCCTCCTTCTTCGTCAGCCGGGTGGACACCGAGGTCGACAGTCGACTGGACAAGATCGGCACACCGGAGGCACGGGCCCTGCGCGGGCGAGCTGCGATCGCCAACGCGCGCCTGGCCTACCAGCACTTCGAGCAGGCATGCACATCAGACCGGTGGAAGGCCCTGGCTGCAGCCGGAATGCGACCCCAACGCCCGCTGTGGGCCTCCACCGGGGTAAAGGATCCCGCCTACGACGACACCCGCTATGTCGACCAACTGGTGGCACCCGGCGTCGTCAACACCATGCCGGAGCAGACCCTGCGCGCGGTCGCGGACCACGGCCGCATCCAGGGCGACACCATCCACGGCACCTATACAGAAGCCCGCCAGGTGCTCGATGGCCTGGAGGCCGTCGGAGTGTCCTACGACGACGTGGTGCGCGTGCTGGAGGACGAGGGCATCACCAAGTTCACGGCTTCAGGAAACGAGCTGTTCCACGAGTTGGGCACCGTACTGCAGACCAACCGCGACGCCGTCTGA
- a CDS encoding NAD(P)/FAD-dependent oxidoreductase: MAAHTEFVIVGAGLAGAKAAQTLRDEGFNGPLVVLGEESERPYERPPLSKGYLLGKQERDTVFVHPSQWYTDHQVDLRLGTTVTAIDPDAHEAVLADGSRLGYAKLLLTTGSSPRRLLVPGADLDGVLYLRRLADSDRMKEAFASSSRIAVIGAGWIGLETAAAARTTGVEVTVLEAGELPLLRVLGREVARIFADLHTEHGVDLRCGAHVAEITGEDGRVNGVLLADGSRIEADAVIVGIGITPNTSLAQTAGLQIDNGIRVDAHLRSSHPDIYAAGDVANAAHPLLGRHIRVEHWANALNQPQVAARAMLGQDVSYDRLPYFFTDQYDLGMEYTGYVEPGGYDQVVVRGRSDTREFIAFWLAEGHVLAGMNVNVWDVTDPIRTLVTSGQAVDTKKLADTDVPLTDLLSHADRAG, translated from the coding sequence ATGGCCGCACACACGGAGTTTGTGATCGTCGGAGCCGGCCTGGCCGGTGCGAAAGCCGCGCAGACCCTTCGGGACGAGGGCTTCAACGGCCCGCTGGTCGTGCTCGGAGAGGAGAGCGAGCGCCCCTACGAGCGGCCACCGCTCTCGAAGGGCTACCTGCTGGGCAAGCAGGAGCGTGACACCGTATTTGTTCATCCGTCCCAGTGGTATACCGACCACCAGGTCGACCTGCGTCTCGGTACCACGGTCACGGCGATCGACCCGGACGCCCACGAGGCCGTCCTTGCCGACGGAAGCCGCCTGGGCTACGCGAAACTGCTGCTGACCACCGGTTCCTCGCCACGCCGCCTGCTGGTCCCCGGGGCCGACCTCGACGGGGTGCTCTACCTGCGCCGGCTCGCCGACAGCGACCGGATGAAGGAAGCCTTCGCGTCCAGCTCCCGGATCGCAGTGATCGGAGCGGGATGGATCGGCCTGGAGACCGCAGCCGCCGCCCGCACCACCGGCGTCGAGGTCACGGTATTGGAGGCGGGGGAGCTGCCGCTGCTGCGCGTGCTGGGCCGCGAGGTCGCCCGCATCTTCGCCGACCTGCACACCGAACACGGAGTCGACCTGCGCTGCGGTGCCCACGTAGCCGAGATCACCGGCGAGGATGGCCGGGTGAACGGCGTGCTGCTGGCCGACGGCAGCCGTATCGAGGCTGACGCGGTCATCGTCGGAATCGGCATCACCCCCAACACCTCGCTGGCCCAAACCGCCGGCCTTCAGATCGACAACGGCATCCGCGTCGACGCCCACCTGCGCTCCTCCCATCCGGACATCTACGCCGCAGGAGACGTCGCCAACGCCGCCCACCCGCTACTGGGCAGGCACATCCGCGTCGAACACTGGGCCAACGCCCTCAACCAGCCCCAGGTCGCGGCGAGGGCAATGCTGGGCCAGGACGTGTCCTACGACCGACTGCCCTACTTCTTCACCGACCAGTACGACCTGGGCATGGAATACACCGGCTACGTGGAGCCTGGCGGCTATGACCAGGTCGTCGTCCGCGGCCGTAGCGACACCCGCGAATTCATCGCGTTCTGGTTGGCAGAGGGGCACGTGCTGGCCGGGATGAACGTCAACGTCTGGGACGTGACCGACCCGATCCGCACCCTGGTGACCTCCGGCCAGGCCGTCGACACCAAGAAACTTGCCGACACGGACGTGCCCCTGACTGACCTTCTCAGCCATGCAGACCGGGCCGGCTGA
- a CDS encoding DUF488 domain-containing protein, with protein MAHNKTVHVRRVYDDPAQADGTRVLVDRIWPRGMTKEKAHLDEWCKQAAPSTELRKWYHHDPERFTEFSRRYRTELHDPQHADALNHLRELAEDRPLTLLTATKHPEISEAEVLAELLRH; from the coding sequence ATGGCCCACAACAAGACGGTGCACGTCCGCCGCGTCTACGACGACCCGGCACAGGCCGACGGCACCAGAGTGCTGGTCGACCGGATCTGGCCCCGGGGAATGACCAAGGAAAAGGCCCACCTCGACGAGTGGTGCAAACAGGCCGCCCCCTCCACGGAGCTGCGCAAGTGGTACCACCACGACCCAGAGCGCTTCACCGAATTCAGCCGCCGCTACCGCACCGAGCTCCACGATCCCCAGCACGCAGACGCCCTCAACCACCTGCGTGAACTGGCCGAGGACCGGCCCCTGACACTGCTCACGGCAACCAAACACCCCGAAATCAGCGAAGCCGAAGTACTCGCCGAACTGCTCCGACACTGA
- a CDS encoding nuclear transport factor 2 family protein has product MSPERGPGPSTIAGRLRRALEAADWRLLVEVLHPDVCWGRPGRSARSCRGRRRVLSRCARLYARAPLTTVDETFTYPKAVVLGLRIHGAAPVTGPGSALVYQVCDVADGLVTRIVGYPDRSRALEAAYYGAAADF; this is encoded by the coding sequence ATGTCACCCGAGCGAGGGCCCGGCCCGAGCACCATTGCGGGGCGTCTGCGTCGTGCGCTGGAAGCCGCCGATTGGAGGCTCCTGGTCGAGGTCCTGCACCCGGACGTGTGCTGGGGTCGTCCTGGCAGGAGCGCCAGGAGTTGCCGTGGCCGCCGTCGCGTCCTCAGCCGCTGCGCGCGCCTGTACGCCCGTGCGCCGCTGACAACGGTCGACGAGACTTTCACGTACCCGAAAGCCGTGGTCCTCGGTCTACGGATTCACGGCGCGGCGCCCGTGACCGGCCCTGGATCGGCCCTGGTGTACCAGGTATGTGACGTTGCTGACGGCCTGGTCACCCGCATCGTCGGCTACCCGGATCGCTCCCGGGCCCTTGAGGCGGCGTACTACGGTGCCGCAGCGGATTTCTGA
- the pdhA gene encoding pyruvate dehydrogenase (acetyl-transferring) E1 component subunit alpha — MDTLQDRTEPHAQTPAADADHQLLRDYYRQMTLIRSFELRAAEMYARAKIGGYCHLNLGEEATVVGLMAAIRPSDYLFTTYRDHGYALAHGADPGRVMAELFGRSTGLSGGRGGSMHLFDAKRRQLGGYAIVGGQMPPATGAALAIAHRGMPGPDSEAVMCLLGDGTTNIGAFHESLNLAAVWHLPIVYVIVNNGLGMGTTVEAASAEPALYRRGCAYRIPGTRVDGNDVVAVRDAARTALEQARTEHRPRLLEAVSYRLRGHSVVDPAQYRSAQEVQQLRAHDPLPAFHAYLIENGILQPDAAARLEEEAEQIVTAAVDFADTSPTPATDTLFDHVYATEVANIYRGLPGDTPLGPEGHADHRGKE; from the coding sequence ATGGACACCCTCCAGGACCGCACCGAGCCCCACGCCCAGACGCCCGCAGCCGACGCAGACCACCAACTGCTGCGCGACTACTACCGGCAGATGACCCTGATCCGGTCCTTTGAGCTGCGCGCCGCCGAGATGTATGCCCGGGCGAAGATCGGCGGCTACTGCCACCTCAACCTGGGTGAGGAGGCCACCGTCGTCGGACTGATGGCGGCAATCAGGCCCAGCGACTACCTGTTCACCACCTACCGCGACCACGGCTACGCACTCGCGCATGGCGCCGATCCCGGCAGGGTGATGGCGGAGCTGTTCGGCCGCAGCACGGGCCTGTCCGGTGGCCGCGGCGGCTCCATGCACCTGTTCGACGCGAAGCGGCGACAGCTCGGCGGTTACGCGATCGTCGGCGGCCAGATGCCGCCGGCGACCGGGGCGGCCCTGGCCATCGCACACCGCGGCATGCCCGGCCCGGACAGTGAAGCCGTGATGTGCCTGCTTGGCGACGGCACCACCAACATCGGCGCCTTCCACGAGTCACTCAACCTCGCCGCCGTATGGCACCTGCCCATCGTCTACGTCATCGTCAACAACGGGCTCGGCATGGGCACCACGGTCGAGGCAGCCTCCGCAGAACCCGCGCTGTACCGGCGCGGCTGCGCCTACCGCATCCCCGGCACCCGGGTCGACGGCAACGACGTCGTCGCCGTCCGCGACGCCGCCCGCACCGCGCTGGAACAGGCCCGCACCGAGCACCGGCCCAGACTGCTGGAGGCCGTCAGCTACCGGCTGCGCGGCCACTCCGTGGTCGACCCGGCCCAGTACCGCTCGGCCCAGGAAGTCCAGCAGCTGCGCGCGCACGACCCGCTGCCCGCCTTCCACGCCTACCTGATCGAGAACGGCATCCTGCAACCGGACGCCGCTGCCCGCCTCGAAGAAGAGGCCGAGCAGATCGTCACCGCCGCCGTCGACTTCGCCGACACCAGCCCGACGCCGGCCACGGACACCTTGTTCGACCACGTGTACGCCACCGAGGTGGCCAACATCTACCGCGGCCTGCCCGGTGACACCCCGCTCGGCCCCGAGGGTCACGCCGATCACCGTGGAAAGGAATAG
- a CDS encoding universal stress protein — protein MSRTIAVGLDGSSESRAAADWAAREAELRALPLKLVNVWEPVPEPMMEAPILGADTQQHWSERIPREAAARIRGRHPGVEVTVERRTGWAGEALVGVAKESELLVLGSRGLSGVGGFMVGSVGLAVVAHAERPVVLVRAGELASSEHASDPSGNPSTDTAYRPVVLGIDTKSPDDSLMEFAFDAAARRATTLRAVHSWNVQPYDWYGPSTNLNLNSQLASEEATALTEALRPWRQKFPAVEVVEESRPERAADQLLDASRDASLLVVGRRIRRSPLGAHTGPITHAVLHHAAVPVAVVSHK, from the coding sequence ATGTCCCGCACCATCGCCGTAGGTCTCGACGGCTCATCTGAGAGCCGGGCGGCCGCCGACTGGGCAGCCCGCGAGGCGGAACTGCGTGCTCTGCCGCTGAAGCTGGTCAACGTGTGGGAGCCCGTACCGGAGCCCATGATGGAGGCGCCGATCCTCGGTGCCGACACACAGCAGCACTGGAGCGAGCGGATTCCCCGAGAGGCGGCCGCGCGAATCCGAGGACGCCACCCCGGGGTGGAGGTCACCGTGGAGCGGCGCACCGGCTGGGCCGGCGAGGCGCTGGTCGGCGTGGCGAAGGAATCCGAACTGCTGGTCCTGGGATCCCGGGGACTGAGCGGGGTGGGCGGGTTCATGGTCGGCTCCGTCGGCCTCGCCGTAGTGGCGCATGCCGAGCGGCCCGTGGTCCTGGTACGGGCCGGAGAACTGGCCTCCTCCGAGCACGCGAGCGATCCCTCGGGGAACCCGTCCACCGACACCGCGTACCGGCCCGTCGTCCTCGGCATCGACACCAAAAGCCCCGACGACTCATTGATGGAGTTCGCCTTCGACGCTGCGGCGCGTCGCGCCACCACTCTGCGAGCCGTACACAGCTGGAACGTTCAGCCCTACGACTGGTACGGGCCTTCCACCAACCTCAATCTAAACAGTCAACTGGCCTCGGAGGAAGCCACCGCCCTGACGGAGGCACTGCGCCCCTGGCGGCAGAAGTTCCCGGCCGTTGAAGTCGTCGAGGAATCCCGGCCCGAACGAGCCGCCGATCAGCTGCTTGACGCTTCCCGCGACGCCTCCCTGCTCGTCGTCGGTCGCAGGATCCGCCGTTCGCCACTTGGCGCCCACACCGGGCCCATCACCCACGCCGTACTTCACCACGCCGCAGTCCCTGTGGCCGTCGTCTCGCACAAGTGA
- a CDS encoding VOC family protein has translation MSYTQEVPADPHSAALPAHAHTAVAGPGGRGPWLASVVVFVHDHDASADFYQELLSMQVAVRTPSATLLVGDNGFQVYLRAVGPRASHPVGHIGAQYVIWTADGPDDFQRCQRVLEARCGHVNTTHGEGFTVIEGRDPSGLPVLVAYPGPDEVARLEIISRYYV, from the coding sequence ATGTCGTACACGCAGGAAGTTCCCGCCGACCCGCACAGCGCAGCGCTCCCGGCGCATGCGCACACGGCCGTGGCTGGTCCGGGTGGGCGTGGGCCGTGGCTGGCCTCGGTCGTGGTGTTCGTCCACGACCACGACGCGTCAGCAGACTTCTACCAGGAGCTGCTGAGCATGCAGGTCGCGGTACGCACCCCCTCCGCCACGCTGCTCGTGGGCGACAACGGATTCCAGGTGTACCTGCGCGCCGTGGGCCCCAGAGCCTCCCATCCCGTCGGCCACATCGGCGCCCAGTACGTGATCTGGACCGCGGACGGCCCCGACGACTTCCAGCGCTGTCAGCGAGTCCTTGAAGCCCGCTGCGGACACGTGAACACCACACACGGCGAAGGCTTCACCGTCATCGAGGGACGAGACCCCAGCGGCCTGCCCGTCCTGGTGGCCTACCCGGGACCCGACGAAGTCGCACGGCTCGAGATCATCTCCCGCTACTACGTGTGA
- a CDS encoding aconitate hydratase, producing MSLDSFAARHPLSVTDTSYSICRLDTFPGVERLPYALKVLLENLLRNEDGRTVTADQITALTRWDPTAEPAVEVQFTPARVLMQDFTGVPCVVDLVAMREALAALGGDPAQIDARRPVELVIDHSVIADYFGVPDAFARNVELEYRRNEERYQFLRWGQTALHNLRVVPPGTGICHQVNLEHLARVVFTEDGTAFPDTLVGTDSHTPMINGLGVLGWGVGGIEAEAAMLGRPVSMLIPKVVGVRLTGALPEGSTATDLVLTIAERLRTYGVVGTFVEFYGPGVANVPLANRATIGNMSPEYGATCAIFPIDTETLSYLRLTGRDAGQVALVEAYAKEQGLWHDPEHTPDYSETLDIDLSALVPSIAGPKRPQDRIPLTQAPRALRAVLGDSSASASGPVGLDASGAESFPASDPPAVTGSHPGDRPTHLEASEPADTGPLGSVPVPLEDGTTCQLAPGAVVIAAITSCTNTSNPQVMIAAGLLAKKAVERGLRSKPWVKTSLAPGSRIVMDYLARAGLTPSLTTLGFDLVGYGCTTCIGNSGPLIPAVSQAVTKADLTVASVLSGNRNFEGRIHPETKLNYLASPPLVVAYALAGSMAVDLTRDPLATGSDGQPVHLRDIWPTQDEIQHLISASLRPQMFTAGYADLFTGDARWRSLPTPEGDLFAWDPKSTYVRRPPYFDDLPRRPQPPHDITAARVLALLGDSVTTDHISPAGAIPRHSPAGEYLQSHAVEPRDFNSYGSRRGNHEVMIRGTFANIRLRNLLAPGTEGGFTRHLPDGEGSTIYQAAQRYAAEGVPLLVIAGKEYGSGSSRDWAAKGTALLGVKAVLAESFERIHRSNLIGMGVLPLQFAPGQSAQQLGLTGEETYTIRGLAALPREVTVEVQGPDGPKRFTAQVRLDTPTEADYYRHGGILPYALRALLPA from the coding sequence ATGTCTCTCGACAGCTTCGCCGCTCGCCACCCGCTCAGCGTCACCGACACCTCCTACTCCATCTGCCGGCTCGACACCTTCCCCGGCGTCGAACGGCTGCCGTACGCCCTGAAGGTGCTGCTGGAGAACCTGCTCCGCAACGAGGACGGCCGCACCGTCACCGCCGATCAGATCACCGCGCTGACCCGTTGGGATCCCACCGCGGAACCGGCCGTCGAAGTCCAGTTCACCCCCGCCCGGGTGCTGATGCAGGACTTCACCGGGGTGCCGTGCGTCGTTGATCTGGTGGCCATGCGGGAAGCGCTGGCCGCCCTCGGCGGTGACCCTGCGCAGATCGACGCGCGGCGACCGGTGGAACTGGTGATCGACCACTCGGTGATCGCCGACTACTTCGGTGTCCCCGATGCGTTCGCCCGCAACGTGGAACTGGAGTACCGGCGCAACGAAGAGCGTTACCAGTTCCTGCGCTGGGGGCAGACCGCGCTGCACAACCTGCGCGTCGTCCCCCCGGGGACCGGAATCTGCCACCAGGTCAACCTGGAGCATCTGGCGCGGGTGGTGTTCACCGAGGACGGCACGGCCTTCCCCGACACTCTGGTCGGCACCGACTCCCACACCCCGATGATCAACGGGCTGGGTGTGCTCGGCTGGGGGGTGGGAGGCATCGAGGCGGAAGCGGCGATGCTCGGCCGGCCGGTGAGCATGCTCATCCCCAAGGTCGTCGGTGTGCGGCTCACCGGCGCACTGCCCGAAGGCAGCACCGCCACCGACCTGGTCCTCACCATCGCCGAGCGGCTGCGGACATACGGCGTGGTCGGCACCTTCGTCGAGTTCTACGGACCCGGCGTGGCCAATGTGCCGCTGGCCAACCGCGCCACGATCGGCAACATGAGCCCCGAATACGGCGCGACCTGCGCGATCTTCCCGATCGACACGGAGACGCTGTCCTACCTGCGGCTCACCGGCCGAGATGCCGGGCAGGTGGCGCTGGTGGAGGCGTACGCCAAGGAACAGGGCCTGTGGCACGACCCCGAGCACACTCCCGACTACTCCGAGACCCTCGACATCGACCTGTCGGCCCTCGTCCCCTCGATCGCGGGACCGAAACGGCCACAGGACCGCATCCCCCTGACCCAGGCACCCAGGGCCCTGCGCGCTGTCCTGGGCGACTCTTCGGCATCCGCGTCAGGTCCCGTCGGATTGGACGCGAGCGGCGCGGAATCCTTCCCCGCCTCCGACCCGCCGGCGGTGACCGGCAGCCACCCCGGCGATCGCCCCACCCACCTCGAAGCGAGTGAACCCGCCGATACCGGGCCGCTCGGATCCGTCCCGGTGCCGCTGGAGGACGGCACCACATGCCAACTCGCGCCCGGCGCCGTGGTGATCGCCGCGATCACCTCCTGTACCAACACCTCCAACCCGCAGGTGATGATCGCGGCCGGGCTGCTGGCCAAGAAGGCCGTCGAGCGCGGGCTGCGGTCCAAGCCCTGGGTGAAGACGAGCCTCGCACCGGGATCGAGGATCGTCATGGACTACCTTGCCCGCGCGGGCCTGACCCCTTCACTGACCACGCTCGGCTTCGACCTGGTCGGCTACGGCTGCACGACCTGCATCGGCAACTCCGGGCCGCTGATCCCCGCGGTCTCGCAGGCGGTCACCAAAGCCGACCTCACCGTCGCGTCAGTGCTTTCCGGCAACCGCAACTTCGAAGGCCGCATCCACCCCGAGACGAAACTGAATTATCTCGCCTCACCACCGCTGGTCGTCGCCTACGCGCTGGCCGGGTCGATGGCAGTCGACCTCACCCGCGATCCGCTGGCCACCGGCAGCGACGGCCAGCCGGTCCACCTGCGGGACATCTGGCCGACCCAGGACGAGATCCAGCACCTGATCTCCGCCAGCCTGCGCCCGCAGATGTTCACCGCCGGCTACGCGGACCTGTTCACCGGCGACGCACGGTGGCGATCCCTTCCCACTCCCGAGGGCGACCTGTTCGCCTGGGACCCGAAATCCACCTACGTGCGCCGGCCGCCCTACTTCGATGACCTGCCCCGCCGGCCGCAGCCGCCGCACGACATCACCGCCGCCCGGGTGCTGGCCCTGCTCGGCGACTCGGTCACCACCGACCACATCTCTCCCGCCGGCGCGATCCCCCGCCACTCGCCGGCCGGGGAATACCTGCAGTCGCACGCAGTGGAGCCGCGGGACTTCAACTCCTACGGCTCGCGCCGCGGCAACCACGAAGTGATGATCCGCGGCACCTTCGCCAACATCCGACTGCGCAACCTGCTGGCCCCCGGTACGGAGGGCGGCTTCACCCGCCACCTGCCTGACGGTGAAGGGAGCACGATCTACCAGGCCGCGCAGCGGTATGCCGCCGAGGGAGTACCGCTGCTGGTCATCGCCGGCAAGGAATACGGCTCCGGCTCCTCGCGGGACTGGGCAGCCAAGGGCACCGCGCTGCTCGGCGTCAAAGCCGTGCTGGCCGAATCGTTCGAACGCATCCACCGCTCCAACCTGATCGGAATGGGCGTCCTGCCGCTGCAGTTCGCCCCCGGCCAGAGCGCACAACAACTGGGCCTGACGGGTGAGGAGACCTACACCATCCGCGGCCTGGCGGCATTGCCGCGCGAGGTCACCGTCGAAGTACAGGGGCCCGACGGCCCCAAGCGGTTCACCGCACAGGTGCGGCTCGACACCCCCACCGAGGCCGACTACTACCGGCACGGCGGCATCCTGCCCTACGCCTTGCGCGCCCTCCTGCCGGCATGA